One window from the genome of Hippoglossus hippoglossus isolate fHipHip1 chromosome 10, fHipHip1.pri, whole genome shotgun sequence encodes:
- the LOC117769788 gene encoding uncharacterized protein LOC117769788, translating into MIKDLSPIGVADSSVTAQRTISDVDNDFFDSDRTPEHMTDQYHTLQKRETKWKAFGFDPSVLQIADPWASRNLWFQQLTHSVRSVTNWNGPCVVKIPSPNSWPSILETVPEPLTAICQSYALSWLLYQQQSAEDIVMAWSVHLFRPRSTCSWLGELPYVNLLDQHENIKTAVPDIMEVTSVRANSCFCSNNTHDGPGMFMGISDCDEYMMDLGKRGHKMSNDSYEVTFYVPHHRQNITLRVQIQSLPGNVTIGNFKDIWWVCGDKAYIFLPYGWTGCCYMTMLKLPYEVFTMQKGKGPDEVQSNVVSGSRKKREMAQFNNLESYHWRISLTEKKATD; encoded by the exons atgataaaagatttgagtcctattggagtt GCAGATTCATCTGTGACAGCTCAGAGGACTATTTCAGACGTAGATAATGATTTCTTTGACTCTGATCGGACACCAGAACACATGACTGATCAATACCATACattacaaaagagagaaactaaatggaAGGCGTTTGGGTTTGATCCTTCAGTATTACAAATTGCAGACCCATGGGCAAGTAGGAACTTATGGTTCCAGCAATTAACGCATTCCGTAAGATCGGTTACGAATTGGAATGGTCCATGTGTGGTAAAGATTCCATCGCCGAACTCATGGCCTTCAATTTTAGAGACTGTACCAGAACCACTAACCGCTATATGCCAAAGTTATGCACTATCGTGGCTGTTgtatcagcagcagtcagcagaaGATATAGTGATGGCTTGGTCAGTACATCTGTTTAGGCCTAGATCTACTTGTTCTTGGTTGGGGGAATTACCATATGTAAATTTACTTGATCagcatgaaaatatcaaaacggCGGTCCCTGATATAAtggaagtgacatcagtgagagctaacagctgtttttgttcaaataatacTCATGATGGGCCGGGAATGTTTATGGGGATATCAGATTGTGACGAATATATGATGGACTTGGGTAAGCGTGGACATAAGATGAGTAATGATTCGTATGAAGTAACTTTTTATGTACCACATCACAGACAGAATATAACTTTaagggtgcagatccaaagttTGCCTGGGAATGTGACTATAGGGAATTTCAAGGATATTTGGtgggtttgtggtgataaggcaTATATATTTCTACCGTATGGGTGGACAGGATGCTGTTATATGACAATGTTGAAACTCCCATATGAGGTTTTTACTATGCAGAAGGGAAAAGGGCCAGATGAGGTCCAATCTAATGTCGTTTCCGGAAGTAGGAAGAAACGGGAGATGGCACAGTTTAACAATTTGGAATCGTACCATTGGAGAATAAGTCTAACAGAGAA AAAAGCCACAGACTGA